From the Brassica napus cultivar Da-Ae chromosome A8, Da-Ae, whole genome shotgun sequence genome, one window contains:
- the LOC106353206 gene encoding heavy metal-associated isoprenylated plant protein 41-like: protein MDMSESEKSIKKAMKIASGASGKNISMTSFANNLHAKLGNLKNVSATLFVFARAGVRSVSIQGQNDQLVIVGEGIDTAELTRELRKKVCHTTIVTVQAAPPPPPPPQQQQKQPVQPYLMEHNNEMAPARRCICEIPNSGYCGFCRSMRETPYQMVASSYPPPVMYGGYREDPDNCRIM, encoded by the coding sequence ATGGATATGAGCGAGAGTGAGAAATCAATCAAGAAAGCTATGAAAATTGCATCTGGAGCTTCTGGTAAAAACATCTCTATGACTTCTTTTGCAAATAACTTGCACGCCAAGTTAGGTAATTTGAAAAACGTTTCAGCAACTTTGTTTGTTTTCGCGCGTGCAGGTGTGAGATCTGTCTCGATTCAGGGACAGAACGATCAGCTGGTTATAGTGGGAGAAGGGATTGATACGGCAGAGCTAACTCGTGAACTCCGCAAGAAAGTTTGTCACACGACCATTGTCACAGTTCAGGCCGCACCACCGCCGCCGCCGCCTCCTCAGCAGCAGCAGAAGCAGCCAGTGCAGCCGTATCTTATGGAACATAACAATGAGATGGCTCCGGCGAGAAGATGCATATGCGAGATACCGAATTCGGGTTACTGTGGATTTTGTAGATCTATGCGTGAAACTCCTTACCAGATGGTAGCTTCGTCGTATCCACCTCCGGTGATGTACGGTGGTTACCGAGAAGATCCTGATAATTGCAGAATCATGTGA
- the LOC106442555 gene encoding pectinesterase inhibitor-like — MKQFSRLLFIFILYLSYVNADSNLITDLCKHCDDPKLCLSSIQTRPESGEFAATTNQIEIIAISAASANASSTSAYIKEMLSREDLEPATEATLEDCQKNYQDAVEQLDDSISAMLVDAHADVDVWLNAAISAIESCSNELESGAGNDAELSQRIEWFLKLCKNALVINKMLI; from the coding sequence ATGAAGCAATTCTCGAGACTTCTCTTCATTTTCATTCTCTATCTCTCATATGTCAATGCTGACTCCAATCTTATTACCGATCTGTGCAAACACTGTGACGATCCAAAACTCTGCCTCTCAAGCATACAGACCCGTCCTGAGTCTGGCGAGTTCGCAGCCACCACCAACCAGATCGAGATCATAGCTATCTCTGCCGCCTCAGCTAACGCCTCCTCCACTTCCGCCTATATTAAGGAAATGCTTAGCCGAGAGGATCTAGAGCCGGCTACGGAGGCCACACTCGAGGACTGCCAGAAGAATTACCAAGATGCTGTGGAGCAGCTCGACGACTCGATATCTGCTATGCTTGTTGATGCGCATGCCGACGTCGACGTCTGGCTGAACGCGGCAATCAGCGCCATCGAGTCTTGTAGTAACGAGTTGGAGTCAGGAGCCGGAAACGATGCAGAGCTTTCTCAGAGGATCGAATGGTTTCTTAAACTGTGCAAAAACGCTTTGGTAATTAACAAAATGTTAATATGA
- the LOC106354091 gene encoding BTB/POZ domain-containing protein At1g55760, with protein MTDSAYRVDTISRLAQWRILNLSSSTYRKSDPFKMGLWNWHLSVEKSKMLLNVKLYPEVSSLSRENPPVASFVLRVVSSTGERKAFTHPEVIDKRIKTNEDFLWTIEVPLTGKIIIDVEFLDLKVLSQDSGEFYSIWADGSTQNQSEVTAVTSLGRMLTESIYTDITINASDGSIGAHRAVLAARSPVFRSMFLHDLKEKELSAINIPDMPLEACRAFLSYIYGNIQNEDFLTHRLALLQAADKYDIADLKDACHLSLVEDIDTKNVLERLQNAYLYQLPELKASCMRYLVKFGKIFEIREEFNVFMQCADRDLISEVFHEVLTTWKGF; from the exons ATGACTGATTCAGCTTACAGAGTAGACACCATCTCCAGGCTCGCCCAATGGCGTATCCTCAACCTCTCTTCCTCCACTTACCGCAAGTCCGATCCTTTCAAGATGGGTCTTTGGAACTG GCATTTGTCTGTGGAGAAAAGCAAGATGCTATTAAATGTTAAGTTGTATCCAGAAGTATCCAGCCTTTCCAGGGAAAACCCACCTGTTGCTTCCTTTGTTCTTCGTGTTGTCTCTTCTACTGGTGAGAGGAAGGCTTTTACTCATCCAG AAGTAATAGATAAGAGGATTAAGACAAACGAAGATTTCCTCTGGACAATTGAAGTTCCCTTGACTGGAAAAATCATCATCGACGTCGAGTTTCTTGACCTCAAGGTTCTGTCTCAAGAT AGTGGAGAGTTTTACTCAATCTGGGCAGACGGTTCAACGCAGAACCAATCCGAAGTTACAGCGGTAACATCCCTTGGACGTATGTTGACAGAAAGCATTTACACCGACATAACCATCAACGCCTCTGATGGAAGCATCGGAGCGCACCGAGCTGTTCTCGCTGCCCGTTCGCCTGTTTTCCGCAGCATGTTTCTACATGACCTGAAAGAGAAAGAACTATCAGCGATAAACATACCGGACATGCCGCTCGAAGCTTGCCGAGCGTTCCTAAGTTATATCTACGGGAATATCCAGAACGAAGACTTTCTAACGCATAGACTGGCGCTTCTACAAGCGGCTGATAAATATGATATCGCTGATCTGAAAGACGCGTGCCACCTGAGTCTTGTAGAGGATATAGACACGAAGAATGTGCTTGAGAGGCTGCAGAACGCTTATCTCTATCAGTTGCCTGAACTGAAGGCAAGCTGCATGAGGTATCTTGTGAAGTTTGGGAAGATATTTGAGATCCGTGAGGAGTTCAACGTATTCATGCAGTGCGCAGATAGAGATTTGATATCTGAAGTCTTCCACGAAGTCCTCACTACATGGAAAGGGTTTTAG
- the LOC111199997 gene encoding F-box/LRR-repeat protein At2g40920-like, with amino-acid sequence MGPCRPCRLRGSYGAHGTYSLRRPNRPYGRPNIKRKIIRRLPEMEMEMRIPMHVVTEEVLTRMPAKSLMRFKCVSKLWSSLISSPYFKDRFLTVPTRQRPHLFMCLQDVNDHSSSVTLSLVPDANSDDTPSSSSSFVVDHTIPRMRGGYICQNLRGFMCYDLWQKPRIFNPATRQLVTLPPAFNPNTTKGTVSYYFGHDPITDQYKVVCSVGVRLTDTQEVRSHHRVFVLKPGGGGSWRKAYRLPPPDFIPHIAARGGVCINGVIYYLGWTAADSCMLVTFHIRSHDFKMIQVPLPEELPPPAKMKNVCLVEYGGKVTVVDQASLRDKGRLDLWALEDAANQKWSSKRLVVKPSQLDFVRNTEFVVRGTSRNGKVFLIPTDLVSPFQILCYDLQSNHMRKIDIKGVPDHWFSKDKSTVEVMLMDHSETLMSLMNT; translated from the coding sequence ATGGGTCCTTGCCGTCCTTGCCGTCTTCGCGGTTCTTACGGTGCTCACGGTACTTACAGTCTTCGCCGCCCTAACCGTCCTTACGGTCGACCAAATATCAAACGGAAGATAATAAGAAGACTACcggagatggagatggagatgcGTATTCCTATGCATGTGGTCACGGAGGAGGTCCTTACGAGAATGCCTGCTAAATCATTGATGAGATTCAAGTGCGTCTCAAAGCTTTGGTCATCCCTCATCAGCTCACCATACTTCAAAGACCGTTTCCTCACTGTCCCAACCCGACAACGCCCACATCTTTTCATGTGTTTGCAGGATGTCAATGACCACAGTAGCTCTGTCACGCTATCATTGGTTCCAGACGCTAACAGTGATGATActccgtcttcttcttcttcctttgtaGTTGACCACACCATCCCACGGATGAGAGGCGGTTACATCTGCCAAAATCTACGCGGCTTCATGTGCTACGACCTATGGCAAAAGCCGCGTATCTTTAACCCTGCCACTAGACAGCTTGTTACTTTACCCCCTGCCTTCAATCCCAATACTACCAAAGGCACCGTCTCCTACTATTTCGGACACGACCCTATTACAGACCAGTACAAAGTGGTCTGCTCAGTTGGTGTCCGTTTGACCGATACGCAAGAGGTAAGgtcccatcatcgtgtctttgTCCTCAAACCTGGAGGAGGAGGTTCCTGGAGAAAGGCGTATCGACTTCCTCCTCCGGACTTTATTCCTCATATTGCGGCCAGAGGAGGCGTGTGTATCAATGGGGTTATATATTACCTTGGTTGGACTGCTGCTGATAGCTGTATGCTTGTGACTTTCCATATTAGATCCCATGACTTCAAAATGATCCAAGTACCTCTTCCGGAGGAGCTGCCTCCTCCTGCAAAGATGAAGAATGTGTGTCTTGTAGAGTATGGTGGCAAAGTAACTGTCGTTGACCAGGCCAGTCTTAGAGATAAGGGTAGGCTTGATTTATGGGCATTGGAAGATGCTGCAAACCAAAAATGGTCGAGTAAGAGACTGGTTGTGAAGCCTTCTCAGCTAGATTTTGTCAGAAACACTGAGTTTGTTGTCAGAGGTACAAGTCGAAATGGCAAGGTTTTCTTGATACCAACGGATTTGGTTTCTCCCTTTCAAATTCTCTGTTATGATCTGCAAAGCAACcatatgagaaagattgatatcAAAGGTGTACCGGACCACTGGTTTAGTAAGGACAAATCCACCGTTGAAGTGATGTTGATGGATCACAGTGAAACTCTCATGTCCTTGATGAATACATGA
- the LOC106354090 gene encoding probable galactinol--sucrose galactosyltransferase 1: MTVGAGISVSNSDLVVLGHRVLRGVPENVVVTPASGNSLIDGAFIGVSSDQTGSHRVFPLGKLEELRFMCVFRFKLWWMTQRMGTHGKEIPFETQFLIVEANGGSDLEGDHPASYVVFLPILEGDFRAVLQGNQSNELEICLESGDPTVDQFKGDHLVFVAAGSDPFDVITKAVKAVEQHLQTFSHRERKKMPDMLNWFGWCTWDAFYTNVTASDVKQGLQSLEAGGIPPKFVIIDDGWQSVSMDDTGVEFNADNAANFANRLTHIKENYKFQKDGREGHRVEDPALSLRHVITDIKSNNSLKYVYVWHALTGYWGGVKPGVSGMEHYESKVSYPVSSPGVMSNQNCESLESITKNGLGLVNPEKVFTFYNDLHSYLASVGIDGVKVDVQNILETLGAGHGGRVKLAKKYHHALEASISRNFPDNGIISCMSHNTDGLYSAKKTAVIRASDDFWPRDPASHTIHIASVAYNTLFLGEFMQPDWDMFHSLHPMAEYHAAARAVGGCAIYVSDKPGQHDFNLLRKLVLPDGSILRAKLPGRPTSDCFFSDPVRDNKSLMKIWNLNDFTGVIGVFNCQGAGWCKKEKRYMIHDQQPGTISGYVRTNDVHYLHKVAAFEWTGDSVVYSHLRGELVYLPKGTSLPITLKSREYEVFTVVPVKEYSNGTKFAPVGLIEMFNSGGAIVSLRCDDDGTNCVVKMKLRGSGLVGVYSSVGRPRSVTVDSEEVEYRCDGESGMVTFTLGVPEKELYLWDVVIQL; the protein is encoded by the exons ATGACGGTTGGTGCCGGAATCAGCGTCAGCAACTCCGACTTGGTGGTGTTAGGACACCGTGTTCTTCGCGGCGTGCCGGAGAATGTTGTGGTCACTCCTGCTTCAGGGAACTCGTTGATCGACGGAGCTTTCATCGGCGTCTCGTCGGACCAAACCGGAAGCCACCGTGTCTTCCCCTTAGGGAAACTCGA AGAGTTGAGGTTTATGTGTGTGTTCCGATTCAAACTATGGTGGATGACGCAGAGAATGGGGACTCACGGGAAGGAGATTCCTTTCGAGACTCAGTTTCTAATCGTAGAAGCTAACGGCGGTTCTGATTTGGAAGGAGATCACCCTGCCTCCTACGTTGTGTTCTTGCCCATCCTCGAAGGAGATTTTCGAGCTGTTCTTCAAGGCAACCAATCGAATGAGCTTGAGATTTGTCTTGAAAGCG GTGATCCTACCGTTGACCAATTCAAGGGGGATCATTTGGTTTTTGTGGCTGCTGGCTCTGACCCTTTTGATGTCATCACCAAAGCTGTCAA GGCTGTTGAACAGCATCTTCAGACATTTTCACACCGCGAGAGAAAGAAA ATGCCAGATATGTTGAACTGGTTCGGTTGGTGCACATGGGATGCCTTCTACACCAATGTCACGGCCAGTGACGTCAAGCAAGGTCTTCAAAG CCTTGAAGCCGGTGGGATTCCCCCAAAATTTGTCATTATTGATGATGGATGGCAATCTGTTAGCATGGATGATACCGGTGTTGAATTTAACGCTGATAATGCTGCTAA TTTCGCCAACAGATTAACACACATCAAGGAGAATTACAAGTTTCAGAAGGATGGGAGAGAGGGCCACCGAGTGGAGGACCCTGCCTTGAGTCTTAGACATGTTATCACAGACATTAAGAGTAACAACTCGCTCAAGTATGTTTACGTTTGGCATGCGCTAACAGGGTACTGGGGAGGAGTCAAACCTGGCGTTTCGGGTATGGAGCATTACGAATCAAAGGTCTCGTATCCAGTTTCTTCACCAGGAGTTATGTCCAACCAGAACTGTGAATCTCTAGAAAGCATTACTAAGAATGGACTCGGTTTGGTGAACCCTGAGAAAGTCTTTACCTTCTACAACGACCTTCACTCCTACCTTGCATCCGTTGGGATCGATGGTGTCAAAGTCGACGTCCAAAACATTCTGGAAACTCTTGGAGCTGGACATGGCGGTCGTGTCAAACTAGCAAAGAAGTATCACCATGCTTTGGAAGCCTCCATCTCAAGAAACTTCCCTGACAATGGTATTATATCTTGCATGAGCCATAACACAGATGGTCTCTACAG CGCAAAAAAGACGGCTGTTATAAGGGCATCAGACGATTTCTGGCCTAGGGATCCTGCCTCGCACACCATCCACATTGCTTCTGTTGCATATAACACACTTTTCCTTGGCGAGTTTATGCAGCCGGATTGGGACATGTTCCAT AGTTTGCATCCAATGGCTGAATATCATGCAGCAGCTCGAGCGGTTGGTGGATGTGCCATTTACGTCAG CGACAAACCAGGACAACATGACTTCAACCTCTTAAGGAAGCTAGTCCTTCCAGACGGTTCCATCCTCAGGGCAAAGCTTCCAGGAAGACCAACCAGTGATTGCTTCTTCAGTGATCCAGTCAGAGACAATAAAAG tcttatgaaaatatgGAATCTAAACGACTTCACGGGAGTTATTGGAGTGTTCAACTGCCAAGGAGCCGGGTGGTgtaagaaggagaagagataCATGATCCATGACCAACAACCTGGGACCATTTCTGGTTATGTCAGAACTAATGATGTTCATTACCTCCACAAAGTAGCAGCCTTTGAATGGACAGGTGACTCCGTCGTCTATTCCCATCTCAGAG GTGAATTAGTGTATCTCCCCAAAGGTACATCTTTACCAATCACGTTGAAGTCACGTGAGTATGAAGTTTTCACGGTGGTTCCGGTGAAAGAATATTCTAATGGAACCAAGTTCGCTCCGGTGGGGCTAATAGAGATGTTTAATTCTGGAGGAGCTATTGTGAGCTTAAGATGCGATGATGATGGGACTAATTGTGTGGTAAAGATGAAACTAAGAGGAAGTGGTTTGGTTGGGGTATACTCGTCTGTTGGACGACCACGGAGTGTTACGGTGGACTCTGAGGAAGTGGAGTACCGGTGTGATGGGGAATCCGGAATGGTAACATTTACATTAGGAGTACCGGAGAAGGAATTGTATCTTTGGGACGTGGTCATCCAGCTTTGA
- the LOC106357205 gene encoding vacuolar cation/proton exchanger 5-like has translation MFAIKDKLMEFDDEAEHRRLFRVETNSPQRKAVFSLEQGGSLPGKTTKNSVIQSFKIVILSNKLNLLLPFGPLAILVHYLTDNKGWFFLLSLLGITPLAERLGYATEQLACYTGPTVGGLLNATFGNVTELIISIIALKNGMIRVVQLTLLGSILSNMLLVLGCSFFCGGIVFSRKQQVFDKGNAVLNSGMLLIAVMSLLFPTLLHYTHSEVHAASSELVLSRSTSCIMLVAYAAYLFFQLKSQPSFLTESEETWDDDEVPEISKWEAIIWLLIFTAWVSLLSGYLVDAIEGASVSWNVPISFISVILLPIVGNAAEHAGAIMFAMKDKLDLSLGVAIGSSIQISMFAVPFCVVISWMMGEQMDLNFQLFETATLFISVIVVAFFLQEGTSNYFKGLMLILSYLIVAASFFVHQDPDQDDT, from the exons ATGTTCGCCATTAAAGATAAGCTG ATGGAGTTCGATGATGAAGCTGAGCACAGAAGACTTTTCAGAGTAGAGACAAATTCCCCACAAAGAAAGGCAGTTTTCTCGTTGGAGCAAGGAGGATCCCTTCCAGGCAAAACAACAAAGAACAGCGTCATCCAGAGCTTCAAGATCGTGATTTTGTCCAATAAACTCAATCTTTTGTTGCCTTTTGGTCCTCTAGCAATACTAGTCCACTACTTGACAGATAACAAG GGATGGTTTTTCTTACTGAGCTTATTAGGAATCACACCATTAGCTGAACGTCTTGGATATGCTACAGA GCAATTGGCTTGTTACACAGGTCCAACTG TTGGAGGCCTCTTAAACGCTACATTTGGAAACGTGACAGAGCTGATTATATCCATTATAGCTCTTAAAAATGGAATGATACGCGTTGTACAACTGACGCTGCTCGGCTCCATTCTGTCTAACATGTTGCTCGTACTTGGCTGCTCTTTTTTCTGCGGTGGCATTGTATTTTCTCGCAAACAGCAAGTCTTTGACAAA GGGAATGCGGTTTTGAATTCGGGAATGCTTTTGATTGCAGTGATGAGTCTACTCTTCCCCACACTTCTTCATTACACGCATAGTGAGGTTCATGCTGCTTCATCAGAGCTGGTTCTTTCAAGATCAACCAGTTGCATAATGCTCGTTGCCTATGCTGCTTATCTCTTTTTCCAGTTGAAAAGCCAGCCAAGTTTTCTTACCGAG AGCGAAGAAACTTGGGATGATGATGAAGTTCCTGAGATATCCAAGTGGGAAGCTATCATCTGGCTTCTAATCTTTACGGCTTGGGTCTCTCTTCTTTCCGGTTATCTTGTCGATGCCATAGaa GGTGCTTCAGTCTCATGGAACGTACCAATATCGTTTATAAGTGTCATCTTGCTTCCTATAGTTGGTAATGCGGCCGAGCATGCAGGTGCTATTATGTTTGCCATGAAAGACAAGCTG GATCTGTCCTTGGGAGTAGCTATTGGATCTTCAATTCAGATTTCTATGTTTGCG GTTCCTTTCTGTGTGGTCATTAGTTGGATGATGGGTGAACAAATGGATCTGAATTTCCAGTTATTTGAGACAGCTACACTGTTCATATCCGTTATAGTTGTAGCTTTCTTTCTCCAA GAAGGGACATCTAATTACTTCAAAGGATTGATGCTGATTCTCAGTTATCTGATAGTCGCGGCTAGTTTCTTTGTACACCAAGATCCTGATCAAG ATGATACATAG